Sequence from the Microplitis demolitor isolate Queensland-Clemson2020A chromosome 7, iyMicDemo2.1a, whole genome shotgun sequence genome:
TTTGATATTGTATTCTATATGATTtaggaagtttaaaaaaaaatttttttgagaccTACCAAAAGTTTGTCCAGGAATATGTAAAaaacgaataataataataaattaattaatttattttatttgacataaaatttttttaagtactcagattttttttttcaattcgaaAATTTCCTAAGTCTAGAAaacggtaatttattttttgaggatTTTGAGAGCTTTGTTAGAATTTAAAACCGATAAAAAGTTTGCATTTAAACCTCATAATTCTCATTAAAGATTTAGAGTGCCAATATCGTATCATTTTTCGTCCGGTAAATAAAAGATCAaaggaattgaattttttgaggTCGAAACTAGAATTTGGTTTTTGAGTCGATTCTTCCCTATACTTTTTGTCGATCACTGCGCAGAACATTGACCAGTACTATCtatttctttccgtgtacaaCTCTGAACTattcttataacgaggtccgaCTATATTTCTTTACCTTGTTGTCAGATTCGACCTTTGTTGAATTAGATAAAATGATTCACGTTTTCTTTCTTAATGAATACTATATGAATGAAGAAAACAGCTGTGCACACAATTGTGATACGGAAGAAATGAATGTGAACTCTAATATTCAAGCAAAGTGTATGAAATTTGATTGTTTTTACATAGGTGATAAAGTAGATATTTGTGAGTTGgtaagaaattatatttaatcatgacaatgataaaattttaaatttgttaaattaaaataaaattttattactaactaattttattgtttaggAGGACGATGTGAAACGTATTCAATGGTTTAAAGATGAGAATGATTTTGTATTTGGTAATAATACTAACTGCCTAGGAAAAATAAAGACTTTAAGCAGTTGGTTTCAATATCACACAGGACGTTATTGTGATTATTGTCTATGTTTTTGCAAGATCAATCAACTCAATGAATTTGCAGTCACTGCAATAAGCTTTAGAGATCAATTGTCAgatgttaataataacaagtTCAGTATACCAAAcgacttaatttattattatatatatacaagcgCCCTTGATTACCTGCCTATAAACACTCATTACTAATTAGTCATTAGcgtacttttagaaaattttttacaaaaataatacataaacCTAGTACAATTAGGTATGAGCCCTGGtcgaaattttccaaaatctCTGAAAAACTCAGTTCTAAAGTctttttcaaagttctaaAGACTTTTAGAGTTTTTcagagaaaattttgaaaaattaccacCAGGGAGAAACTCACGTTCGAGCAAGGGGTAAAAAATAGATgatttcgaataattttttaacaaaataaagttAAGAATAGAATGAAAGGTAAAAGTTTTTGATCTTTTggtatttcttttgtttttgaCCCAGGTTTACTCAAAATTgtgagataaaattattaaaaaaattctctctgGGTAGAAAtagttgtattttttttcaccatttctatTTAGctctatattattaatttttgtaatatcgtaaaataattttaaaacattttatttaaaagtttgataaataatcattgtgatgtacaataattattcatatatatatttaagggTTGTTGTTGGcgtcaaatttacaaaaaaagacGGAATGATTCATATTCAGATAAAAGAAAGTAAGCTTTTACCAGACGGAAAAGTAGATAGGAATGATGCATCATGGAAACCACTTGGCAATCATTCGAGTTTAAATGAATCTGCTGCAAATTTAGATCataaaaaagatttcaatGTATTGATTGCGGGGAGAGATTTTGGATACTTGCAGAAGTTAAATTTGGATGATATAGTTGTTGAAGAAGATTATGTAATTACAGGTGTTAGATTTCGTTTTGCCGGAGATTCACTTAAGAATCCGATGCTTACCGATGGTTCGATTGAACTACAAGTAAGAGCAACGTTGTTTAATTATGATTCGGGAGAATTGTATGATGTTAATTCTTGGATTACACCAGAAAATCGAGTCCAAAGGTATGATAATTTTGCATCCTACGCTCAATGTTTTTGaaacatattattaatatttcacttttattttacattaagaGACGAACTAAAGTTAGAACGCCCTGATGACCCAGTAAGATCTCCAAAGAACCATCCAAATTTCGATGACAATCAATTTGTTAGGTTCACATTGTCGGATATGAAAAAAGACGCTTCTCAGACAATCGTGCCTTATTTCGATGCTCGTCCGGTAGAAAACAAGCTCCCGTTTCCGCTAAGAGGAATTGGACTTTTTCATCGGGGTAATGAAGGATACGGAggatttatttctttaaaaatttctattgtaaATCCATCTCAGTACATGAATTCTTTATTGAATACTGTTGAAAGTACAACTTcagaaaatgaatatttcgaataaatcattttcatCTTTATCAAAATGATTCACTCCTTacataaaagaataataattttaaaaatgtaaactaTTTCATCAGACATTTTTACACACTgcgaaaaattcccattaaattttactatgggtgcattgtaaccccggaccataagaaaactgatacaaaatttacaagtgtcccatagtaaacgtatgcgcataggtcccaattgtgtcgtctgcgcataccgtttactatgggatacTTGTCAATtatgtaccagttttcttatggtctggTGTTACAATacgcccatagtaaaatttgttggaaatttttcacagtgcaacataaatataataataaaaaaaaatataaaatgtgttaattttattgttaaagtttaattttgaataattattgaataacaaaaatttttttttattttcatcattcaggtctcatataaatatttgaaacatagTTAGAAAtctaaaatctataaattcGGTTAGTATTGCCGGTCCTTAATACGAAAAGTACTAAATATTCTTGCATAAAGATGATATTATATAAGGTATCCGCGGGAAATAAGGCCTGTGatagaaatgatatttaaaataaccgcctccgctaaaggctactcttGTAGAAGGGTCTAacatagagatgttacgacaaatttataaagccccgataccacgttccctgtcttcGATATTTCATTATCCGTCATATATtgtcgtagcgcagaagaaattataaaaaccaaTTTAGTCTTCtgattcttaaaaagtattgttgctaaatttaagtaatgATTCATCTgtaataccaattttattaagtatagttaaactattccagtttgtttaacccgtaggccttattaccctaccgtagtaaaataaggcctattcgtatggtttttgtaaaagtataattttttgtttgtttatggcaAAAATTACGATtacttcattaaattttatggctaatgtatggaaataaagattaatgatacatttcgataattaaatacaatattttcgattctattcaatATTTCCCTTAGCTAGAccttattacccgccggtGCCCTATACAAAGAAGCagttcgaaaaattaattcatttataacaGATtggtttatttgttttataataaagttgtaaaacaaaattcgtttttatTACAAGAAAAGGTGATAAGGTCAAACTTTAATTAATGCTCAACACAGTGGGCGGAAGTATTACTAgtatagaatataaaaaaatatgtaatttaaatattgtaaatatacaCGTGTCATAAAAAAGGTCGCTTATTATGTtctagtaatatttttttttctttaataaacatttactGATTATGTTATCATAAAATATGTCGTAAATTGTTGTgtggagttttaataattaaaaatactcacaAAGTGCCGATTATGACCGCTAAGTagtaaattgtaattaataatgaaactgaattatttttttttttatatatttcttcggtacatttttattaaacattattgCTGACAAAGgtaaattgatttatatacTCCCATATAATActttaatcataataattattattgcactgaagtaattaatgtttattatttattctacaaGTTTGCAATAAATCAGAATGCCCTGGACCTCTTGCATACTATGAGGGCTTAAATTGGAAGCCGGTTTATAAATCATCAGATGATAGTTGTGCTTACAAGTATGAgtgtaataatttgaatcaaaggtctaaaaaaaatgttacgttaatgaaaaagtatatgAAATTGGATAAAAACTTAACGATGAAGATGCGAACCCTTACGATATCGGATGTGCTTGTATTGAGGGATACGATGGCATGTtagtgaaaataatgattatttttatcatactttCTTAAGTAGATTTAATAAACatgatttctaataattttaa
This genomic interval carries:
- the LOC103570091 gene encoding uncharacterized protein LOC103570091 translates to MLFHKILVIFLLTIFHNYCIAFTIDWLDFNDINSIANFVEKINSQIDNDYQLYHPMEYEEKENVITVFAMNMLKIFEDFNVAFENSSNFSWIDFHKKITQYRSEDELSPFCPHSISNIIENKLRTIENIINYYFNFKISIYINDLKDLCTFAANSTIFFQKSYYYDLTSLFDIFINEIQKWNKINNTDPHCNSIIELLPDLHGLFKEIMKVYIQGFLFLSSSLSLELKCANKSQINGMLMNERITFINNAIKLINVTQHHLESLPQNIYLCDTSNHIRDSTFVELDKMIHVFFLNEYYMNEENSCAHNCDTEEMNVNSNIQAKCMKFDCFYIGDKVDICELEDDVKRIQWFKDENDFVFGNNTNCLGKIKTLSSWFQYHTGRYCDYCLCFCKINQLNEFAVTAISFRDQLSDVNNNKVVVGVKFTKKDGMIHIQIKESKLLPDGKVDRNDASWKPLGNHSSLNESAANLDHKKDFNVLIAGRDFGYLQKLNLDDIVVEEDYVITGVRFRFAGDSLKNPMLTDGSIELQVRATLFNYDSGELYDVNSWITPENRVQRDELKLERPDDPVRSPKNHPNFDDNQFVRFTLSDMKKDASQTIVPYFDARPVENKLPFPLRGIGLFHRGNEGYGGFISLKISIVNPSQYMNSLLNTVESTTSENEYFE